The genomic DNA GGTTTCGCCAGCATTGGCAAACGCCACCACATCGGTGCGGGTATTGGGAAAAGGCAAGCCGTCCAGCGGCGCGCCGGGGTTAACAGAAGGTGCCAGGCCGTCATCGCGACCATGGGGCAAGGACGAGCCGCGCTCATGACACCCCTGGCACTGCAGGGTTTCACCGGGGCGCAGGTTCAGCCAGGCGCCATGACGGCTGTAAACTGCCTTTCCCTGCGCATCCACCAGCTGCAATCCCAGCGGAGCATTGGCCGGCACCTGCACCCTTACGGAGCCATCCGGTTCCACCGGCACATAGCCGACGATTTCCCGCATGCCGAAATTCGGGGCTCGACCGATGTGCGCACCGACAATCAGACGCACATCATCATCAGGAATGAGAGCACCTTTGGTAATCCGCAGAAAACGGACTCGACGATCCCCGGGGGTAATCACTGACGGATCCCGAAACGCTTCCAGTGTAGATACCCCCGGCAGGGCCGGATCATGAAAGCTGTTGAAGCCGCCATCCAGATCGTAAACGCTGCGAATATCCAGACGCGCCAGGTTATCCTCTGCAAGGTCCTCGTCACGCCCTGCAGCGACAACCAATGGCGGCAACGTGCGAGGAGTCGCCGCAACCAGCTCGGTAACCCAGAGGTTATCCTGCGGTTTGACCACCGGCCGCTGTGTCCCTTCGGCGGGATCGAACACCCACAAGCCGAACGCTGGCGGCGCTTCCGGCAGCCCCTGCTGCAAATACTCTGGTGTACAGGGGCGCAAGGACGCTCCGTCCAGCAACCGGCACGGAGACCAGGCCATCAGAAAACGGCCAGTACCATCCTCCAGACTCACCAGATCCGACAAGCGACCCTGCAGCGCCACCCTCTCCGACCAGGCGCCCCCCGGAGCGGGCAGGGCCTGCTCTGGCTGGCCGGCAACCGAACCGTACAGGGGGCCGTCACGATTAACATAATGATCAATATCAATCGCCCGCGGCTCCATCTCCCCGCCGCGGGCCTCGCGCAAGCGCACCGCCGTCAGCAGGCGACCATCCCCCATCAATGACAAGGGCAGGAATTGGCGCTCCTCATCATTGCGCTCGTCATGGCTGTTGGCTCCGTACAGGGGCTCCAGGGCCGAGCCATCCGGATTGACGCGATACAGATCGAAGCGATCCACACTGTCTTTATTATCCCAGCGCTGGAAGATCACCCGACCATCCCGGCCCACCAGCGGCGCCACATCGTGACTCATGTTGAAGGTGATCTGCTCGATGTCATCGCCATTGGCATTCATCACATGCAGCGCGAAGGCATGGGTATCGCGTCCTTCTTCGAGCGGCATAAACCGGGGCTTGCCCTCGTCCAGCAAACGCGCACCAGCCTGGCGCTGGCGGGTTGAAGCGAACACGATACGGCCGTCCGGGAGATAGGCGGGATAACGGTCCTGCCCCTCCTCCGCCAGCAAGTCACTGGAAATCAGTCGGCGCGCGGCCTGGCCGCGAAAATCATATTCCCACAGGTTCCAGGTCGGCTGCTCATCATCATCCGCGTCCTCGATGGCCGGCGCCCTGGCAGCAAAGAGCAGCCGCTGCCCGTCATAACTGACAGAGAGATCCCGGATATCATGGCCGACACCCAGCAAGGGAGTGGAAATGTCCTGTGCTTCAGACCGGGAGGAAACGCTGCCTCTCACCATCAGCCGGGCACCGGCCTGGAAATCCGCCGGCGCCTCCAGAGAGGTAACAGCCAGTGCGCCGTCTTCATCGCGTGGCAGGCTGCGCATCACATAGGCGAGCGGAACCTCGGTCACGGTTACCGCCTGCTTCTGGTCGCCCCCATCCATGCCACCACAACCACCGAGCGCCCCAAGCAGGCCCAGCAGCACAACACCCCTCATGCCTTTCCCCGTTTATCTGTTTTTCTTCGCTTTGTGTCAGTATTACAGAACTGTCGTTATTTTCTGAGCTCTGTGCCACAGAGAAAGAGGCAGAATGTCATGGATAATAATTCCTGGGAACGGCAAATCTGTTAACCGGCAGTCCCGGGGGGCTGACGGACCACAACCAGAATAAAAGGATAAGGCCCATGCAAGGCTACCGGGGGAGTGTACTGGTGGGGCTGATGCTGTTATTGCCATTAACGGGCAATGCCAACAGCCGGGATCAGGCACAACGCATTCACAATCGACTGGCTGGCGTACCGGCCGATGCCGCGACGCTGCAAACCATGGCGGACCTGATCAGCAGCAACCCTGCCAGCGGCCCCCATGCTGCTGCGGAGCTGGCCATGGAGCATCCGGCATTCTACAACGTCACCCTCAAGCAGTTTGCCACGCCCTGGACCAACGAGAACCGGGACGTCTTTGCGCCCCTCAATGACTATACCGCCACCGTGATCGGCGCCATCCGTGATGATGTGGATTTCCGCCAAATCCTCTATGCCGACCTGCTTTACGTGGGCGATGTGAGCCCTGCGGCAGCGGCGGACAGCAACGAGCACTACCGGAATCTGGAAAGCCGCCATGCCAATCTCAAGGAGGTGCTCACCCCCAGCAGTCAGATCAGCCAGTACGGCACCCCCGCTGAAGCAGTGGCCGGGGTTCTGACCAGCCGGGCGGCCGCCCAGGCATTCTTCTACGCCGGCACCAACCGGGCCATGCTGCGTTTCACCCTGATGAACCATATGTGCCGGGACCTGGAGCAGGTCAAAGACACCTCCCGGCCCTCTGACCGCATCCGCCAGGATGTGAGCCGCAGCCCCGGCGGCGATAGCCGCATTTTTCGCAACAACTGCATCGGCTGTCACAGCGGCATGGATCCCCTGGCCCAGGCCTTTGCCTATTACGACTGGGAAGGCGAACAGCAAGGCGACGATGGCCGCATGGTCTACAACACCAGCAACGACCCGGACACAGGCACCCGCGTGCAGGGCAAGTATCTGATCAACAGCAACAATTTCCCGTGGGGCTATATCACCCCCAACGACAGCTGGGACAACTATTGGCGCGAGGGCCCCAATGCCAACCTGGGCTGGGACCCGAATCTCAGTGGTAGCGGTAACGGCGCTGCAAGCCTCGGCCGGGAACTGGCACAAAGCGATGTCTTCAGCAGCTGCCAGGCCGAAAAAGTGTTCCAGGCCGTCTGCCTGCGCAAGCCCGCCGACAGCGACGACACCGCTCAACTGGCCAGCATGACCAGCCATTTCAAGAACGACAACTACCGCATGAAGACCCTGTTTGCCGATGCGGCCGTTTACTGCATGGGGGACTGAGACGATGCGATATCCTGTTCTTGCAACCACCTTGCTCGCCGCCCTCCTGACCGGTTGCGGCGGCAGCGGCAGTGGTGCCGACACCCAGCCCAACCCGAATACCGATAGCGACAGTGGCGTCAGCTATAATGGCCCCGCTCCGCGCAATGCCGATGTTTCCGCCTTCAAAATCTATATCTGGAACAACCTGGTTGACGCGCAGCGCTGTGGCGCCTGTCACCGTAACCAGACCCCCGCCTTCGTACAGACCGGCGACATCAACCAGGCCTATGCGGCAGCCAATCCACTGATCAACCTGAACCAACCCGCCGCCTCGCAAATGGTGCAGAAAGTGGCCGGCGGCCATAATTGCTGGGAATCCAACCCGCAATTTTGTGCCGATCAGATCAGCACCTGGATCAGCGCCTGGGCCGGAGAAAGCATCGGGCTGGGAGGCGGCACCACCGAACTGGAGGACCCCCCTATCAAGGATCCGGGCAACAGCAAGAATTTCCCGGCGGATCCGACCCTGTTCGAGACCCACGTCTACCCACTGCTTGACGACTATTGCAGTGACTGTCACCAGAGTGACGCCAGCACCCCGCAGGCCCCCTATATTGCATCCGACGATGTGAGCGAGGCCTACAGTGCTGCCCAGAGCAAGATCGACCTGAACAATCCAGCGCTTAGCCGGCTGGTGGAGCGGCTCGGTGAAGACAGCCATAACTGCTGGTCCGGTAGCTGCGACAACGACGCCGACAACATGGAAGCGGCCATCACCGCCATGGCCGGCGGCATTACCGCCACCGCGCCGGATGACGATCTGGTGCTGAGCAAGGCGCTCACCGTGGATGACGGCACCCTGGCCGCCGGCGGGGGTCGCTACGACAGCAACGTGATTGCCCGCTACGAATTCAAGACCGGCGAAGGAACCACCGCCTTCGATGCCTCCGGCGTGGACCCGGCCCTGCACCTGCAACTCAGTGGTGATGTCACCTGGGAAGGGGGCTGGGGCATTCGCCTCAACGGTGGCACCGCCAAGGCACAGGGCAATACCCAGACCAGCGCCAAGCTTACCGAGCTGATCCGCGCCACCGGCGAGCTGACCTTGGAGGCCTGGCTGGTACCTGCCAGCACCGGCCAGGACAATGCCCACATCATCAGCTACTCCGCCGGACCGGATGCCCGCAACCTTACGCTGGCCCAGAGCGGCAGCAATTATCAGGTGTTCCAGCGAATTGGTGATGCCACCGATCTGAATGGCGAGCCCGCCCTGGAAACCGGCAATGCCCCCCTTCAGGCCAGCCTCCAGCATGTGGTAGTCACCTTTGATCCGGTGAACGGCCGGCGGCTTTACATCAACGGCGAACTCAACCCGGCCCAGGACCCGGTCACCCCGGCCCTTCTCAACACCTGGGACAACACCTTTGCACTGGTGCTGGGCAACGAAGCGTCCAGCGATCGCCCCTGGGATGGCGTGATCCGGTTTGCCGCCTTGCACAATCGGGCTCTGACCGCTGAACAGATCCGCACCAATTTTGCTGCCGGTGTGGGGGAACGGTATTTCCTGCCGTTCTATATCGGTCACCTGATCGACCAGCCCGGTGCCTATCTGGTTTTCGAGGTCTCCCGGTTCGACAACTACAGCTACCTGTTTGCCGCCCCCTACTTCATCAATCTGGAGCAGGATATCGTCAGCAATGAAATTCCCCTGGCCGGCCTGCGCCTGGGCATCAACGGCAGGGTACCGGACGTGGCCCAGTCCTTTGCCACCCTGGACACCCTGATCGGCGGCGATGGTTACAGCGAGCAGGGTGAAACCCTGTCACGCCTCGGCACCCTGCTACCGGTGGAACAGGGCCAGCTAAACGACGAGTTTTTCCTTACTTTCGAGCGGCTTGGTAGCCACACCCATGTGCACACCGAACCGACCCCCTTGCCACTGCCCGCCAACGAGTACGGCGAACAACCGGCGGTAGGCCTGCGCGACTTTGCCGAGATCAATGCCTCCATGAGCCAGCTCACTGGCGTGCCGCCAACCCATGGCGACATCCCGGAAACTTATCAACGTCTGCGTACCCAGCTGCCCAGCGAGGAAAATATCGAAGCCTTCATGACCGCTCACCAGGTCGGTATCGCCCAGCTGGCCATTGAATACTGCAACGCGCTGGTGGAAGCAGAAAGGGATGGGGACACTACCGTGCCCCCCCTGTTTGTCGGCATGAATTACAACGCCGACGTCACCTCCATCACTCAGCAGCAATGGCGCGACTGGGTCATCTCGCCCCTGTTCGAGCGCATGGTCGGTAACGGCCAGGCACGACAGCCCGCCCGAGCCGATGTGGAAGGCGAACTGGAAGATCTGTTGTTCAACACCAACCTGACCCAGTGTAGCGGTGACTGTATGGAACGCACTGCCACGGCGACCAAGGCCGCCTGCGCCACCATGCTGGGCAGTGCCACCATGCTGGTTCAATAAGGGGAAAACCATGAGACGCCACTTTCTCAACAAACGTCGACAGCCCCTCCACCCGGATGCTCCCCTGCTGAATCTGGGCCACGGCAAACCCGTCAGTCGCCGGGACATGCTCGGTCGGGGCTTGATCAGCGGGGTTGCCTTCAGCAGCATTGGCCTGTTCGGCCTGTTCAGTCACCCTCGAGACGCCATGGCCGCTCTGTCCAACGACCTGGAAGCCATCAAGACCGAATGCGGCATCAAGGCAGAAGGGGCGGGCAAGATTCCGTTTATCTGCTTCGACCTGGCCGGTGGCGCCAATATTGCCGGCTCCAATGTGCTGGTCGGCGGCCAGGGCGGGCAGGAAGACTTCCTCACCAGTGGCGGCTACTCCAAGCTGGGACTGCCCGGTGGCCTGGCCCCCAACAACAATCCCAGCGTCATCAATCGTGAACTGGGACTGGCCTTCCACAGTGACTCCCCCTTTCTGCGCGGCATCATGGAAAAGGCCCCGGCAGCGGCGGCCAATGTGAATGGTTGTGTGATACCGGCCCGCTCGGAAAATGATACCGCCAACAACCCGCACAACCCCATGTACGGCATCTTTACCGCCGGTGCCGATGGTGAGCTGATGTCACTGACCGGCTCGCGCAGCTCCCTCTCCGGGGGCAACTCCATGGCCCCGGACGGCTCCATTATCAACTCGGCCCGCCCCACCAAGATTGACCGGATCACTGATGTGAGCGGCCTGGTGGACACCGGCAAACTGGTTGGGCTGCTTAATCAGGAAGATGCCACCGCAGTGATGGAATCCATCGCCCGCATCAGTCACCGGCGGATCGACCAGATCGACAGTGGCCTCACCGACAGCAACCGACGCGCCAATCTCCAGGACCTGCTGCGTTGCGGTTACGTGGAAGCGGCGGATATCACCGACCGCTACGGTGACCCCACCCCACTGAACGTGCGTGCGGACATGGATATTCTGAGCATCTTCAGTGAAAGCGAGCTCAACGACCGGGAGTTCGAAAAAACCGCCTCCATCATGAAGCTGGTCATCAATGGCTATGCCGGTGCCGGTTGCATTTCCATGGGCGGCTTTGACTATCACACCGGCGAACGGGGCACCGGTGAAATCCGCGACCTGCGCGCCGGACGGTGCATGGGTGCCTGCCTGGAATATGCCCGCCGCAAGGGCGTCCCGCTGATGCTGTATGTCTTCAGTGACGGCTCGGTATCCAGCAATGGGCGGATTGATGACTCTCCCAACGGTCGCGGCAAGGGCGAGTGGACCGGCGACAGCTCCGCCACCGCCGCATCCTTCTTTCTGGTGTACAACCCGAATGGGCGGCCCACCCTGCACAATGGCCAACAGCAACTGGGCTGGATGCGCCCGGACGCCTCGGTGGAAACCGCCAGCACCCCGGCGGCCAACAACGTGAACCTGCTGGCAGAGACCGTGTGGCTCAACTACATGGCTCTGCATGGCGAACAAGGCCAATTCGCAGAGAAATTCCCCAATCACAGCCTTGGCAACAGTACCGCCATGGACCGGCTCACCGCCTTCGAGCCCATCGTCAGTGGTACCATTACCTGACGGCAACCGTTGGAGCCTTGCTTGCAACGCGAAGGGGTAAATCAGCCCCGGTGCTTTCTTACATCTTCGCTTTGCGAACAAAGCTCCAACATCTACACAGGCCCCGGATACACCGATGCATTACCCTCGCCCGTTTCGCTCCCTCCTTGCCAGCCTGCTACTGCTGCTGGCACTCCCCCTGCACGCCGACTGGCAACAACACGACTGGGATGTCATGGGCACCCGCGCCAGCTTGTCCGTGTGGTCAGAGAACGATGCCGCCCCCCTGTTCCAGCAACTGGAAACAGAAATGGAGCGACTCAACCAGTTACTCTCGCCCTGGGTGGAGAGCAGCGAGCTTGCCCAGCTCAACCTGCATGGCCATGAAAAACCGCAGGCTATCAGTCCCGAGTTCTACCGGTTGCTGGAGCGGTCCCTGCATTTCCATCAACTCACCGACGGCGCCTTCGACATCACCTTCGCCAGTGCCGGCCATCTCTACGACTATCGGGAAGGCAAGGCCCCGGACGACGCCCAACTGGCCGATGCAGCCCGCCACATCGGCGCCGATCGCATTGAACTGCTGCCGGATTACCGGGTGCGCTTTCGCACCCCCGGCACCCGCATCGACCTGGGCGGCATCGCCAAGGGCCATGCCATCGACAGGGGCATTGCGCTATTGAAGGAGGCAGGCATTGAACATGCCTGGCTGTCCCTGGGCGGAGACAGTTATGTGCTCGGCGATCACCGGGGTCGTCCCTGGGAGGTGGGCATTCAGCACCCTCGCAACCGGGAGAAGGTAGCCATGCGCCTGCCCATCACTGACCTGGCCATGTCCACCTCCGGCGATTACCAGCGCTACTTCATCCGCGATGGCCGCCGCATCCACCACATTCTCTCCCCGCAAACCGGCAAGAGCATCGATGGCCTGGCCAGCGTCACCGTGCTTGCAGACAGCAGCCTGGATGCGGATGCACTCTCCACCAGTGTCTTTGTGCTGGGAGTAGAAAAAGGCCTGGCCCTGATCAACCGACTGCCGGATACGTCGGCTATCATCATCGACCGCAGTGGCAATGTTTTTTATTCCAACGATTTAACGACACCGGAGTAACGGTGGATTACGCCTACCGGGAAGGTGGATTACGCCTGCGGCTAATTCACCCTACGTTTCGGTCTGGGTAGGGTGGATTAGCTGAAAGCGTAATCCACCTTACAAACACCTATTCCCACTCTAACGCCGCGTCGCCCACCGGCCCGGCCCAATCTTCTGGAAACAACCCTTTTCTTACATCCCGGTGAAAGCTGGAATACGGCCACTCCTTCACCGCTGACACATAACCATGCTTGACCGGGTTGATGTAGCAGTATTCCACATGGTTGTTATAGTCCAGTTCGTTTCTGATCTGGTGCTCCCAGAAACGACGTTGCCAGATACCTCTTTCTCCCCGACGCAGACGGTTTTCCCTGATGCTTTCCTGTCTAGGCAGTTGCTTGGCAAAGCCCGTTTTGATCAAGCGCCAGCGTAACGAGAAATCGCCATCCTGGTCGGGCAGTATCCATACGCAATGCATATGATCCGGCAACACCACCCAGGCATTGATTGTGAAAGGGTATTTCCGGCGAACACAAGCAACGACATCGAGCAGGCTGCTCACCTGCTCGATTAGCAAGCCGCTGCGACGCTCCTGCAAGTTCACGGTAAAGAACCAGGTCCGTCCGCCTTCGAGAAGGCGATGATATTGAGGCATGATCACATCCTTGTGATTACATGTACGGGTGGTTGGATGGTGGATTACACCTTCGGCCAATCCACCCTACGTGTCTACGGGCGGGTGACCAGCCAGGTGCCGGCGCCGATCATGGCCCCGCCGGCGGCGATGCTCAGGGGCTGCTGTAAACGGGGATTACTGCGGCGGCTAATCCGTTGGGCCAGTAACGCGTACACGGCCTTAACGCCGCCCACACTGAAAACCGTAATCAGCAGCACCCCAACCATATGCACCGCATCCGGCGAGCGCATATCCACAAACAGGGGAAACAGGCTGGCGTAGAAAACGATGGCCTTGATATCGCCCAGGGTCACCACCAGCCCGGCCAGAAAACTGACCGTCTTGCTGCTACCGCTGATCGACCCCGTCTTTAATGCCGTATCACGATTGCGGATAAGCGTGATGCCGAACCACACCAGCCAGAGGCCGGCGGCGATACGGACCAACGCAAACAAACCACCCAGTTGCTGGGCCAGCTCGGTCATCCCCCACAGGGCAAGAGCGGCGAACAGAAAATCCGCCATGACAATACCGGCGGCCACCCACAGGCCGTGAGCCACACCAAGCCGGACGGACCGCACCACCACCAGCGCAACGCTGGTACTGGGCAGCGCCGCCAGCACCATCATCACCGGAATCAGTAACAGTAACCCGTATCCATCCATGGCCATGCCCTGCCATCAACGCTGTTGCCTTGAGAACAAGGCTGCCCATAAAACCGTTGCCGCCAACATAACACGTTGTCGTTGGAGCCTTGCTTGGAAGGCGAAGTGGGTCGCGCCCCTCTTACTCTACCGGTGACTCGACATCACTGGCCGGCTCGCGACGATTACGCAACGCCTTGTTGTACAGATCCGCCAGGCCTTCGTGGGCTGCTGCACTGAAACGCTTGAGCCTCTTGCGAGTCACCGTGACCTGCTCAAACGCAGAAGCTTGCAACGAGTATTGCTGGCGACGCATGAGCCGCTCGCCGCGTTGTTGCAGGCTAGCCAACTCCTGCTTCAGGGCCGGCAGTTCCTGGCGAAAGTAATCCAGCCGCTGCACCCGACTGCTGGCCACCATGACCCGGCTGCGCAACTCCCGGGTCCGCTCAAGCATGGCACTGATCTGCTTGAGCTCCTGCTCGCGCTGCCATTGGCGCGGCACGATATCCTCCTGCATCTCCCACAACAGAACCCCCTTGTAGAAGTCCAGCTTGGCGGTCATGTCCGGGCGCTTGCGCTCCCCCCAGCCCCGGGTTGTGCGCTCCGCTTCCTGCTGGGCCTCCCAGAGACGCTGCTCCTTGTCCGTAGCAAAAGGTAACGGATCCTGTTCCGTTACCGCCTGATCATAGTCCCGCTGCAGCCGGGTAAGGCGCCCCTGGAAATCCTGCTGCGACAGTTCCCGCAGCAGGGCCTGTGCCTGGGGCCTGACTTCCTGATGTTTGCGCTCATGAGCAGCCAGCATGGTTTGCATGGCGGGCAAGGTATTCTGCCACTGGGTCAGCAGATTTCGTTGACGCATCAGCTCGTGATAGTTGTTCCAGCCGTGCTGGAATTCCGTGGTGGCAAACCATTCGTAGAAAGTGGGAAAACTCTTCACCCTTTTCGGCAGAAACGGCGGCACCGGGTCCATGGCAGTGGACCAGCGCGGTTCGCCGACCATCTCCTCGAACCAGTCGCCACTGGCAATGCGCGCCTCCACCTCCAGCAGGTATTGTTCCAGCCCCTCGAAGCGTTCCAGCGCCGTCTGGAAAGCCTTCCGGGCGGAACGCTGATCGCCCATCTGTTCATAAAGATAGGGGATCGCCAGCTGCGCTTCCTGCACGGTGGAACGCTGGATCGATTTGCGGTCCAGTTGCTGCAGTATCGGCAACGCCCGGGCCGGCTGATTCTCGATCAGCAGGGCACGAGCGTAAAGCAGCAGGGAGACATCGGCGAACGGTCCTTCCAGGCGGGCATCGCCCAGCAGTTGCAGGGCACGGTGCTCCTGATCGCTGCGCAGCATGTAAATGGCCAGGGCCAGCATGGCCTTGTCCTTGATGGCATTAACCTGGGGATCACCGGGCGGCAGGTTGGCCAGTTGCCACAGCCATTCCTGACCCAACCCCGGGTGCTCGCCGTTGATCCAGCTAATCGCCAGGTTATAGCGAAGATAGGCATTGAGCGGGTGATTGGCAGCAAAGGCATCCAGGGACTCCGCCGCCTCTTCGTAACGGCCCAGGCGCATCAGCACCCGGGCCCGCAGGCTGTGATAGACCTCTTTGAGATCCTCGGGCGGTGTGCCGGCCTGCTGTTCCAGGGTATCCAGGGCGCGAGCATATTTCTGCTGACGATAGTAAAGGCCCGCCAGATGAATCCAGGCTCGCTTTGCCACCTCACCGCTGACCTGCTGATTCAGCAAGGCGCTGAACACACGCTCGGCATCTTCCGGCATACCGTAGGCGCTATACATGGCGCCCAGCAGCACTTCCAGGTCAGCCCGGTGCACATCTACCTCGCCACGCTCCAGTGCCATCTGCGCCCGGGTCAGGGCGGCAAAATAGTCCCCTTGCAGATAGAGATAGGCCACTTCCCCATAGGCCAGCTCCTGCACCTGATGCGGCTTATCCAGCCGCCCCCAGGCCAGAGAGCTGGCCAGCATAAACACCATGACAGACCACTTCAGCATGCTCGTCTCAGCGCCAGTCACGGAACAAAAGGCGGGGCTGTTGTTTGGCCTTGTCGTCCTCAATATGCAGTTGCACAAAGTGTCGGCCATGGCGCTTGTCGAATCGACCGGTCACACCCCGGCGAATTTCACGGCCCTCTGGCCCCATACCGGTCACGAAAGCGACCATCTCATGCTCGCCGTTCTTCACGTTGGCCAGTGCCAGACGCTGCACCGCCCCGTTTTTCAGGGCACGCAGCTCACGCTCGGTGTAAAGATGGCTGGCCAGCACCTCCCCATCCAGTTCCAGGGTTATGCTGTCCGGCTGGAAGTAATGCCCCACATCCAGGGACACATAGATTCCTACCTGGGTATCGGCGGGGAACAGCAGCTCCTCTTCCAGCAGTAGAAGGCGTTTGTTGACTTCCAGCACGTCGCGCTTGAAATCCGCAAGCTCCTTGTCCAGCTCGGTTCCATGAAGCTGGCTGGCAAAAAACATTAACAGCAGCACTACTACACGACGCATTGCGCTTCCCCAATCCCGATGATTTTTTGGCAATCTACCATAGCCGTGCGGCTTTGACTGTTGTGATCATCACACCCGATCTGCTCTTCACGTTAACTTGTCCGCTTTACGACGATTCTTCCACCATGACACCTTCATCGTTTCCCTACCCGGTACTGATCACCGGTGCCAGTTCCGGCATCGGCCTGGCGCTCACCAGCCTTCATCTGGCACGGGGAGATCGGGTTATCGCCAGCAGCCGCCAACCCGACAGCTCGCCACTGGCAGCACTGGCCTCCCGCCATGACAAGCTTGAGCTGGTGGAAGCCGATCTGACCACCAACCGGGGCCCAGCAGCACTTGCTGATGAAACCGTCAGGCGCACCGAACATTTGTCCCGGGTGATTTGCTGTGCCGGTGTATTGCACGACACCAACAGGAACATGTCACCGGAAAAACGCCTGGAAGAACTGTTACCGGAGAATCTGGAATACAGTTTCCGCCTCAACGCCCTGGCGCCTATCTTGCTGGCCCAGGCGCTGCTGCCACTACTGCGCCGTCAGCCAGCAACTTTTGCCGCCATCTCCGCCCGGGTAGGGAGCATTACCGACAACCACCTGGGCGGCTGGTACAGCTATCGCAGCAGCAAAGCGGCCCTGAACCAGCTGATGCGCACCTTTGCGGTGGAGGCTCGCCGCCGGGCACCCAATCTCACCGTACTGGCCCTGCACCCCGGTACCACCGATACCCCCCTGTCGGCCCCCTTTCAGTCCCGGGTCCCGCAAGAGAAGCTGTTTTCTCCCGACTGGGTAGCAGAGCAATTGACGGAACAGCTGGATAAAGCAACGCCGGAACAGAGTGGCAGCTTCCTCAACTGGCGGGGAGAGTCGCTACCCTGGTGACAGATACAATTTTTCCACAGTTGTCGCTTGCCATACCCTGCCAACCCGCGCCACTATCAACGGGCTGATGCACAATGTGCATTGGCACCCATGCCGGCGGCCCGGTCAGGATGCCGCGCCATTCGCGCCCCGTCAGGGGCGCGGTGGCGTGGCGGGAGATCGGGCCGTTCGGCATGCACCTGCCCCGCTTCACCCAGCCAGAAATCATCCCCCCTTCATTCATGCAACTTTCCCGCTATGCTTGCCTCTAACAGGGTCAATGCCAAGGAGTTCGGGAATGAGAAAGATTGTGTCGTTATGGCTGATCATGGCCGCCATCATGCTGGCGGGCTGTCAGCGTCTGGGCTCACTGGAAGCACCGGAAGTCAGTGTTTCCAGTATTGCCCTGAACAGCATCACCCTGTTTGAACAGGAATGGGGGCTCACCCTGCGTGCCCGCAATCCCAATAACCGGCAACTGACCCTGAAGAGCCTGGACTACGAAATCTTCATCAACGGGGAAAAGTTTGCCCGCGGCCTTACCGGCGATAGCGTCACCTTGCCCGCCATGGGCGATGCCCAGGTGACCACCACCATCACCACCAGCCTGCTGGGCAGCCTCAAACAGTTGCAGAAAATCCAGCAGCAAC from Alcanivorax sp. includes the following:
- a CDS encoding tetratricopeptide repeat protein: MLKWSVMVFMLASSLAWGRLDKPHQVQELAYGEVAYLYLQGDYFAALTRAQMALERGEVDVHRADLEVLLGAMYSAYGMPEDAERVFSALLNQQVSGEVAKRAWIHLAGLYYRQQKYARALDTLEQQAGTPPEDLKEVYHSLRARVLMRLGRYEEAAESLDAFAANHPLNAYLRYNLAISWINGEHPGLGQEWLWQLANLPPGDPQVNAIKDKAMLALAIYMLRSDQEHRALQLLGDARLEGPFADVSLLLYARALLIENQPARALPILQQLDRKSIQRSTVQEAQLAIPYLYEQMGDQRSARKAFQTALERFEGLEQYLLEVEARIASGDWFEEMVGEPRWSTAMDPVPPFLPKRVKSFPTFYEWFATTEFQHGWNNYHELMRQRNLLTQWQNTLPAMQTMLAAHERKHQEVRPQAQALLRELSQQDFQGRLTRLQRDYDQAVTEQDPLPFATDKEQRLWEAQQEAERTTRGWGERKRPDMTAKLDFYKGVLLWEMQEDIVPRQWQREQELKQISAMLERTRELRSRVMVASSRVQRLDYFRQELPALKQELASLQQRGERLMRRQQYSLQASAFEQVTVTRKRLKRFSAAAHEGLADLYNKALRNRREPASDVESPVE
- a CDS encoding SDR family NAD(P)-dependent oxidoreductase; amino-acid sequence: MTPSSFPYPVLITGASSGIGLALTSLHLARGDRVIASSRQPDSSPLAALASRHDKLELVEADLTTNRGPAALADETVRRTEHLSRVICCAGVLHDTNRNMSPEKRLEELLPENLEYSFRLNALAPILLAQALLPLLRRQPATFAAISARVGSITDNHLGGWYSYRSSKAALNQLMRTFAVEARRRAPNLTVLALHPGTTDTPLSAPFQSRVPQEKLFSPDWVAEQLTEQLDKATPEQSGSFLNWRGESLPW
- a CDS encoding LEA type 2 family protein, whose amino-acid sequence is MRKIVSLWLIMAAIMLAGCQRLGSLEAPEVSVSSIALNSITLFEQEWGLTLRARNPNNRQLTLKSLDYEIFINGEKFARGLTGDSVTLPAMGDAQVTTTITTSLLGSLKQLQKIQQQQDKPLQYRLVGKARVAGVPLPLSFDKEGEMTLPAMP